The proteins below come from a single Pseudarthrobacter sp. SSS035 genomic window:
- a CDS encoding ribose-phosphate diphosphokinase, with translation MSEITARGEKKLVLAAGRAHPELAREIAKELGTELLPVDAYDFANGEIYVRAGESVRGTDAFVIQAHPAPLNNHLMEQLIMIDSLKRASAKRITVVSPFYPYARQDKKGRGREPISARLVADLYKTAGADRIMSVDLHTSQIQGFFDGPVDHLMAIPLLADYIRTRVAADNVTVVSPDTGRVRVAEQWAERLGGAPLAFVHKSRDLTVPNQAVSKTVVGQIEGRTCVLIDDMIDTGGTISGAVQVLKNAGAKDVIIAATHAVFSEPAAQRLSESGAREVVVTNTLPLTANQQFPQLTVLSIAPLIARAIREVFDDGSVTSLFDGNA, from the coding sequence ATGAGCGAAATTACGGCACGCGGCGAGAAGAAGCTAGTGCTTGCCGCTGGGCGGGCGCACCCCGAACTGGCGCGGGAAATCGCCAAGGAGCTGGGTACCGAACTGCTGCCCGTGGATGCCTATGACTTCGCCAACGGTGAGATTTACGTCCGCGCCGGCGAAAGCGTCCGGGGAACCGACGCGTTCGTCATCCAGGCCCACCCGGCTCCGCTGAACAACCACCTCATGGAACAGCTGATCATGATCGATTCGCTGAAGCGGGCCTCCGCCAAGCGCATCACCGTGGTGTCCCCGTTCTACCCGTACGCACGGCAGGACAAGAAGGGACGCGGCCGCGAGCCGATTTCCGCCCGCCTGGTGGCGGACCTGTACAAGACCGCCGGCGCTGACCGCATCATGAGCGTTGACCTGCACACCTCGCAGATCCAGGGCTTCTTCGACGGGCCCGTGGACCACCTCATGGCCATCCCGCTCCTGGCCGATTACATCCGTACCCGCGTCGCTGCCGACAACGTCACCGTGGTGTCCCCGGACACGGGCCGCGTGCGCGTCGCGGAGCAGTGGGCCGAACGTCTGGGCGGAGCGCCGCTGGCGTTTGTGCACAAGAGCCGTGACCTCACCGTTCCCAACCAGGCCGTCTCCAAGACCGTTGTGGGCCAGATCGAGGGCCGGACCTGCGTCCTGATCGACGACATGATCGACACCGGCGGCACCATTTCCGGAGCAGTCCAGGTCCTGAAGAACGCCGGGGCGAAGGACGTCATCATCGCCGCGACGCACGCTGTCTTCTCCGAGCCCGCAGCACAGCGGCTGTCCGAATCCGGCGCCCGCGAAGTGGTGGTCACCAACACGTTGCCCCTCACTGCGAATCAGCAGTTCCCGCAGCTGACGGTGCTGTCCATCGCACCGCTGATCGCCCGCGCCATCCGCGAAGTGTTCGACGACGGTTCGGTCACCAGCCTGTTCGACGGCAACGCCTGA
- the pth gene encoding aminoacyl-tRNA hydrolase — MTDTWLIVGLGNPGAEYKGNRHNVGQMVLDELAGRMGGKFKTHKARAQVLEGRLGIGGPRVVLSKPMSYMNVSGGPVSGLANFYGIDPDHVVAVHDEIDIPFNTIKLKCGGGEGGHNGLRDMSKALATKDYLRVRVGVGRPPGRMDTADYVLRDFGTAERKDLPFLLDEAADAVEMLVREGLTAAQQKFHPARSDVHE, encoded by the coding sequence ATGACTGACACCTGGCTGATCGTTGGCCTCGGAAACCCCGGGGCCGAATACAAGGGCAACCGGCACAATGTCGGCCAGATGGTCCTGGACGAACTCGCGGGCCGGATGGGTGGCAAGTTCAAAACCCACAAGGCACGCGCCCAGGTGCTCGAAGGACGGCTGGGGATCGGCGGCCCCCGGGTGGTGCTGTCCAAGCCGATGAGCTACATGAATGTTTCCGGCGGCCCGGTGTCCGGCCTGGCAAATTTTTACGGCATTGACCCTGACCATGTTGTCGCGGTGCACGATGAGATTGACATTCCGTTCAACACCATAAAGCTGAAATGCGGCGGCGGTGAGGGCGGCCACAACGGCCTTAGGGACATGTCCAAGGCGCTGGCCACCAAGGATTACCTCCGGGTACGGGTGGGCGTGGGCCGCCCTCCAGGGCGGATGGACACTGCGGACTATGTCCTGCGCGATTTTGGCACTGCAGAGCGCAAGGACCTTCCGTTCCTGCTCGATGAGGCGGCTGATGCCGTGGAGATGCTGGTCAGGGAAGGGCTGACTGCGGCCCAGCAGAAGTTCCATCCGGCCAGGTCAGACGTTCACGAATAA
- a CDS encoding TetR/AcrR family transcriptional regulator — MSNNPPRTRMTGLQRRSQLVDVGRGLFAARGLDGTTIEEIAASAGVSKPVIYEHFGSKEGLYTQVVDFEFHILLDSITAALTEEGKPRVLVERAALALLTYIEDRAEGFRILMRDAPPSQPEGAFSTLLSQVTARVEHILSDEFHRRGFSAQDGAMYAQMLVGMVAMTGQWWQDSRQPDKQTVAAHLVNLAWNGLTGLQKDPELRTEDSARTDT; from the coding sequence GTGAGCAACAACCCACCCCGGACACGGATGACAGGCCTACAGCGGCGCAGCCAGCTGGTCGACGTCGGCCGTGGCCTTTTTGCCGCTCGCGGGCTCGACGGGACCACCATTGAGGAAATCGCGGCCTCCGCCGGCGTTTCCAAGCCCGTGATCTACGAACATTTCGGCTCCAAGGAGGGCCTGTACACGCAGGTGGTGGACTTCGAGTTCCACATTCTGCTGGACTCGATCACCGCTGCCCTAACCGAAGAAGGCAAGCCGCGCGTCCTGGTGGAACGCGCCGCCCTGGCCCTCCTCACCTACATCGAGGACCGGGCGGAGGGCTTCCGGATCCTCATGCGGGACGCACCGCCATCGCAGCCCGAAGGCGCTTTCTCCACCCTGCTGTCCCAGGTCACCGCCCGCGTGGAACACATCCTGTCCGACGAATTCCACCGCCGCGGCTTCAGCGCCCAGGACGGCGCGATGTACGCCCAGATGCTCGTGGGCATGGTGGCAATGACCGGCCAATGGTGGCAGGACAGCCGCCAGCCCGACAAACAAACCGTCGCCGCCCACCTGGTCAACCTCGCCTGGAACGGCCTCACCGGCCTCCAAAAAGACCCCGAGCTCCGCACCGAAGATTCAGCGCGAACGGACACTTAG
- a CDS encoding 4-(cytidine 5'-diphospho)-2-C-methyl-D-erythritol kinase, with amino-acid sequence MKAAAGKFPARTVRVKAPGKVNVSLDVGPLRADGYHSVASVYLAVSLYEEVAATSTETPGITVSISPDSTLDLDGVDIPLDEKNLAYKAAAIMADVSEHSTGVHLEITKRVPVAGGMGGGSADAAATLLACDALWNSGLSRDELAHLAAELGADVPFSLLGGTAVGLGVGDDLSPALAKAQTDWVLVAADYGLPTPEVFRMLDRLRAAEGLNVAEPTAVDPKILQALRSGDADALSRVLVNDLQRASIELSPALRDTLGRGEALGALAGIVSGSGPTVALLTHNPATAENLAEDLRHYGLTAFPVHGPVHGARIISDTLL; translated from the coding sequence GTGAAGGCAGCCGCAGGGAAGTTTCCCGCACGGACGGTCCGCGTGAAGGCGCCCGGGAAGGTCAATGTTTCCCTGGACGTGGGACCCTTGCGCGCTGACGGCTACCACTCAGTCGCCAGCGTGTACCTGGCCGTTTCCCTTTATGAGGAAGTGGCTGCCACCAGCACGGAGACGCCGGGGATCACCGTCAGCATCAGCCCTGACAGCACACTGGACCTGGACGGCGTCGATATTCCGCTGGACGAGAAGAACCTTGCCTACAAGGCCGCAGCGATCATGGCCGATGTCTCCGAGCATTCCACCGGGGTGCACCTTGAAATCACCAAGCGGGTCCCCGTGGCCGGGGGCATGGGCGGCGGCTCGGCCGATGCCGCAGCCACACTGCTGGCCTGCGACGCGCTCTGGAACAGCGGGCTGTCGCGGGATGAGTTGGCCCATCTGGCCGCCGAATTGGGTGCCGACGTCCCTTTCTCCCTCCTCGGCGGAACCGCCGTCGGGCTTGGCGTTGGCGACGACCTTTCGCCGGCACTGGCCAAAGCCCAAACGGACTGGGTCCTCGTGGCGGCGGACTATGGGCTGCCCACCCCCGAGGTCTTCCGCATGCTGGACCGGCTCCGGGCGGCAGAAGGACTGAACGTTGCCGAGCCCACGGCCGTGGATCCCAAGATCCTGCAGGCGCTGCGGAGCGGGGACGCCGATGCCCTGAGCCGGGTCCTGGTGAACGATCTGCAGCGGGCCTCCATTGAACTTTCCCCCGCGCTCCGCGATACGCTGGGACGAGGTGAAGCGCTCGGCGCCCTGGCCGGAATCGTCTCCGGTTCCGGACCCACCGTGGCGCTGTTGACCCACAATCCCGCCACCGCCGAAAACCTGGCGGAGGACCTGCGGCACTACGGGCTGACGGCATTCCCTGTCCACGGGCCCGTGCATGGCGCGCGCATCATCTCCGATACTCTCCTTTAA
- the glmU gene encoding bifunctional UDP-N-acetylglucosamine diphosphorylase/glucosamine-1-phosphate N-acetyltransferase GlmU, which yields MIPENTGPAAVIVLAAGAGTRMKSRTPKILHEIGGRSMVGHALLAARSINPGRLALVVRHERDLVARHLNQLDPEALIVDQDDVPGTGRAVEVAVQALDAQEKLAGTVVVTYGDVPLLTGSLLADLVATHEREANAVTVLTALLDDATGYGRILRGDDSSVTGIREHKDATENERLIREVNSGIYAFDADVLRDALVHITTDNSQGEKYLTDVLGLARQSGGRVAAVVTEDRWQVEGANDRVQLSALGAELNRRTVEAWMRAGVTVVDPATTWIDSTVALDEDVRILPNTQLHGATTVARDAVVGPDSTLTDVRIGEGAKVTRTHGSGAVIGADAAVGPFTYLRPGTVLGDTGKIGAFYETKNVTIGRGSKLSHLGYAGDAEIGEDTNIGCGNITANYDGEKKHRTVIGSGVRTGSNTVFVAPVTVGDGAYSGAGAVIRKDVPAGALVVSVAAQRNDEGWVVANRPGSRSAELAQAAASDSSHTPASTEEDQR from the coding sequence GTGATCCCCGAGAATACCGGCCCAGCCGCCGTCATTGTTCTGGCAGCAGGCGCCGGTACCCGGATGAAATCCCGTACCCCGAAGATCCTGCACGAAATCGGCGGCCGGTCCATGGTGGGCCACGCCCTGCTGGCAGCCCGCAGCATTAACCCCGGACGGCTGGCCCTGGTGGTCCGCCACGAGCGGGATCTGGTCGCCCGCCACCTGAACCAGCTGGACCCCGAAGCCCTGATAGTGGACCAGGACGACGTCCCCGGCACCGGCCGCGCCGTTGAGGTGGCCGTGCAGGCACTGGACGCCCAGGAAAAACTCGCTGGCACCGTCGTGGTCACGTACGGTGATGTTCCGCTCCTGACCGGCAGCCTGTTGGCGGACCTGGTGGCTACACATGAGCGGGAGGCCAATGCCGTCACCGTGCTCACCGCGCTGCTGGATGATGCCACAGGCTACGGACGCATTCTCCGAGGTGATGACAGCTCCGTGACCGGCATCCGCGAGCACAAGGATGCAACGGAAAACGAACGCCTGATCCGCGAGGTCAATTCCGGGATCTACGCCTTCGACGCCGATGTCCTACGTGACGCGCTGGTCCACATCACCACCGACAATTCGCAGGGCGAAAAGTACCTCACCGACGTGCTGGGCCTCGCACGGCAGTCGGGCGGTCGGGTTGCCGCCGTGGTCACCGAAGACCGCTGGCAGGTGGAGGGCGCCAACGACCGTGTGCAGCTCTCCGCCCTCGGCGCGGAACTGAACCGCCGCACCGTTGAAGCCTGGATGCGCGCCGGCGTCACAGTGGTTGACCCCGCCACCACCTGGATCGATTCCACCGTCGCCCTGGATGAGGACGTCCGCATCCTGCCGAACACGCAGCTGCACGGCGCCACCACAGTGGCGAGGGACGCCGTCGTCGGCCCCGACTCCACCCTGACCGATGTCCGCATCGGCGAGGGCGCCAAGGTGACCCGCACCCACGGTTCCGGTGCCGTGATCGGCGCGGACGCCGCCGTCGGCCCTTTCACCTACCTGCGTCCCGGCACAGTGCTTGGCGACACCGGCAAGATCGGTGCGTTCTACGAAACCAAGAACGTCACGATTGGCCGCGGCTCCAAACTTTCCCACCTCGGCTACGCCGGCGACGCCGAAATCGGCGAGGACACCAACATTGGCTGCGGCAACATCACGGCCAATTACGACGGCGAGAAGAAGCACCGCACGGTGATCGGCTCGGGCGTCCGCACAGGTTCCAACACAGTCTTTGTTGCACCGGTCACCGTGGGGGACGGTGCCTACAGCGGCGCCGGCGCGGTGATCCGCAAGGACGTCCCGGCAGGGGCGCTCGTCGTGTCCGTTGCAGCGCAGCGCAACGACGAGGGCTGGGTTGTGGCCAACCGCCCCGGCTCACGCTCGGCGGAACTGGCGCAGGCCGCCGCCTCAGATTCCTCACATACCCCAGCATCGACAGAAGAGGACCAGCGATAA
- a CDS encoding ABC-F family ATP-binding cassette domain-containing protein, whose translation MAHLLGGENLTVSYATRTVLDGITLGLEEGDRIGMVGRNGDGKSTLMRLLAMRSTPDSGRVTKRSEVNIGYLDQSDVLDGDLTVGAAIVGDQADYEWARNPQIREVMGGLVSDVDWHANVHALSGGQKRRVALAKLLIEDHDVIMLDEPTNHLDVEGVAWLSRHLKTRWRANQGAFLVVTHDRWFLDEVCTKTWEIHDGIMDPFDGGYAAYVLARAERDRAANVMEGKRQMLVKKELAWLRRGAPARTAKPKFRIEAANALIADVPEPRDSTALSKMATARLGKDVLDLENVSLDFLGGDPGQKLFDNITLRLAPGERLGLVGVNGAGKTTLLKLLNGEIEPSSGKVKRGKTVVTAVLTQEVKELDDVSDLRVIEVIEREKRSFNVGGKEFTAGQLVEQLGFTNEKQWTPVRDLSGGERRRLQLLRLLVGEPNVLMLDEPTNDLDTDTLAAVEDVLDGWPGTLVVLSHDRYLLERVTDHQMALLGDGKIRALPRGVDQYLELRESALAGSTITGGGNPVTGPSGSSAPAASGSSEAEKRDARKAKNRIERQLGKLEQQEKKIHDQMVKSTAASDFDALADQNKKLKDLATDREALELEWMEALEVLGE comes from the coding sequence TTGGCACACCTTCTTGGCGGCGAAAACCTTACGGTTTCGTACGCAACGCGCACCGTCCTGGACGGCATCACCCTCGGACTCGAGGAAGGTGACAGGATCGGCATGGTGGGCCGGAACGGCGACGGCAAGTCCACGCTGATGCGCCTGCTGGCCATGCGCTCCACCCCGGACTCGGGCCGGGTGACCAAGCGCAGCGAAGTCAACATCGGCTACCTGGACCAGAGCGACGTGCTCGACGGCGACCTCACAGTGGGCGCTGCGATCGTCGGCGACCAGGCCGACTATGAATGGGCCCGCAACCCCCAGATCCGCGAAGTCATGGGCGGCCTGGTGTCCGACGTCGACTGGCATGCGAACGTCCACGCCCTCTCCGGCGGTCAGAAGCGGCGGGTGGCGCTGGCCAAGCTGCTGATCGAGGACCATGACGTCATCATGCTCGACGAACCGACCAACCACCTCGACGTCGAAGGAGTCGCCTGGCTGTCCCGGCACTTGAAGACCCGGTGGCGGGCCAACCAGGGCGCCTTCCTGGTGGTCACCCACGACCGCTGGTTCCTGGACGAAGTCTGCACCAAGACCTGGGAAATCCACGACGGCATCATGGACCCGTTCGACGGCGGCTACGCGGCCTACGTGCTGGCCCGTGCCGAGCGTGACCGCGCGGCGAATGTTATGGAAGGCAAGCGCCAGATGCTCGTGAAAAAGGAGCTCGCCTGGCTGCGCCGCGGCGCTCCGGCCCGCACGGCCAAGCCGAAATTCCGCATCGAGGCCGCCAACGCCCTCATCGCCGACGTCCCCGAGCCGCGTGACTCCACAGCCCTGAGCAAGATGGCCACCGCCCGGCTCGGCAAGGACGTCCTGGACCTCGAGAACGTCTCACTGGACTTCCTCGGCGGCGACCCCGGACAGAAACTCTTCGACAACATCACGCTGCGGCTTGCCCCCGGTGAGCGGCTTGGGCTCGTGGGCGTCAACGGCGCCGGCAAGACCACCCTGCTGAAACTCCTCAACGGCGAGATTGAGCCGTCATCCGGCAAGGTCAAGCGCGGCAAGACCGTGGTCACCGCCGTGCTGACCCAGGAGGTCAAAGAGCTCGACGACGTCTCGGACCTGCGCGTGATCGAAGTCATCGAGCGCGAAAAGCGGTCCTTTAACGTGGGCGGCAAGGAATTCACGGCGGGCCAGCTCGTGGAGCAGCTCGGCTTCACCAACGAAAAGCAGTGGACCCCGGTCAGGGATCTGTCCGGTGGTGAGCGCCGGCGCCTCCAGCTCCTGCGCCTGCTGGTGGGGGAGCCGAACGTGCTGATGCTCGATGAGCCCACCAACGACCTCGACACCGACACCCTCGCCGCCGTCGAAGACGTCCTTGACGGCTGGCCCGGCACGCTCGTTGTGCTCAGCCACGACCGCTACCTGCTGGAACGCGTGACGGACCACCAGATGGCGCTGCTTGGTGACGGCAAGATCCGCGCCCTGCCGCGCGGCGTGGACCAGTACCTCGAACTCCGCGAATCCGCCCTGGCCGGCTCCACGATCACCGGCGGCGGCAACCCCGTCACCGGTCCGAGCGGCAGCTCCGCCCCCGCAGCCTCCGGTTCCTCCGAAGCCGAAAAGCGCGACGCCCGGAAGGCCAAAAACCGGATCGAGCGCCAGCTGGGCAAACTGGAGCAGCAGGAAAAGAAGATTCACGACCAAATGGTCAAGAGCACCGCAGCATCCGACTTCGACGCCCTCGCCGACCAGAACAAAAAACTCAAGGACCTCGCCACCGACCGCGAAGCCCTGGAACTCGAATGGATGGAAGCCCTGGAAGTCCTCGGCGAGTAA
- a CDS encoding 50S ribosomal protein L25/general stress protein Ctc, which translates to MSEQKLAAEVRTEFGKGFARRARMANLIPAVIYGHGAEPIHITLPAKATTLAVRKANALLSLDVNGEEHLALVKDVQRDPIKQIIEHIDLLTVIKGEKVTVDIPVHIVGELAPGSVFNQELTVISLEAEATHLPTAIEVDIEGRSAGQHIHASDLVLPKGSVLLADADALVVHISEATEVSEEEAQADSAAAVAGE; encoded by the coding sequence ATGTCTGAGCAGAAGCTCGCAGCAGAAGTACGCACCGAATTCGGCAAGGGCTTCGCCCGCCGCGCGCGCATGGCCAACCTGATCCCTGCCGTCATCTACGGCCACGGCGCGGAGCCGATCCACATCACGCTTCCGGCCAAGGCCACCACGCTTGCAGTCCGCAAGGCCAACGCCCTGCTGTCCCTGGACGTCAACGGCGAAGAGCACCTGGCCCTGGTCAAGGACGTCCAGCGCGACCCGATCAAGCAGATCATCGAGCACATCGACCTGCTGACCGTCATCAAGGGCGAAAAAGTCACCGTGGACATCCCGGTTCACATCGTTGGCGAACTGGCTCCGGGCAGCGTCTTCAACCAGGAACTCACCGTCATCTCCCTTGAGGCTGAGGCAACCCACCTGCCCACCGCCATCGAGGTCGACATCGAAGGCCGCTCCGCCGGACAGCACATCCACGCTTCCGACCTGGTCCTGCCGAAGGGTTCGGTCCTGCTGGCCGACGCCGACGCCCTGGTTGTCCACATCTCCGAGGCCACCGAGGTCTCTGAGGAAGAGGCACAGGCTGACTCCGCAGCCGCAGTCGCAGGCGAGTAA
- the rsmA gene encoding 16S rRNA (adenine(1518)-N(6)/adenine(1519)-N(6))-dimethyltransferase RsmA, whose amino-acid sequence MTEPTAAAPAPLFGASDIRRLAEEIGIRPTKTLGQNFVIDGNTIRRIVSVANIGSTETVLEVGPGLGSLTLGLLDAAQTVVAVEIDPVLAAKLPETVKAWRPDAAGAFHLVQADAMKVTSLPVEPTAIVANLPYNVAVPVVLHLLQHFPSLQHGLVMVQDEVADRLAAGPGSKTYGVPSVKAAWYSSMRKAGVIGMNVFWPAPKIQSGLVAFTRREPPETTATREQVFAVIDAAFAQRRKTLRAALAGWAGGAAEAERCLIAAGVAPSARGEVIDIHAFARIAEAREAGS is encoded by the coding sequence GTGACTGAACCGACTGCTGCCGCGCCCGCACCCCTCTTCGGTGCTTCCGACATACGCCGGCTGGCGGAAGAAATCGGTATCCGGCCCACCAAGACACTGGGACAGAACTTCGTCATCGATGGCAACACCATCCGCCGGATCGTCTCCGTTGCCAACATCGGGTCAACCGAGACGGTGCTGGAAGTCGGGCCCGGCCTTGGTTCCCTCACGCTGGGCCTGCTGGATGCCGCGCAGACGGTGGTCGCCGTCGAAATCGATCCGGTCCTCGCGGCAAAGCTGCCGGAAACCGTGAAAGCATGGCGGCCGGACGCGGCGGGCGCTTTCCACCTGGTCCAGGCGGACGCCATGAAGGTCACATCGCTTCCCGTTGAACCCACCGCCATTGTGGCGAACCTGCCGTACAACGTGGCGGTGCCGGTGGTCCTGCACCTGCTCCAGCATTTCCCCAGCCTGCAGCACGGTCTGGTGATGGTCCAGGACGAGGTGGCTGACCGGCTGGCCGCGGGGCCAGGATCAAAGACCTACGGGGTGCCCTCGGTCAAGGCGGCCTGGTACAGCAGCATGCGCAAGGCCGGGGTGATCGGCATGAACGTCTTCTGGCCTGCGCCGAAGATCCAATCCGGGCTCGTGGCCTTCACCCGGCGGGAACCGCCTGAAACAACCGCCACCCGCGAGCAGGTGTTCGCCGTGATCGACGCCGCCTTCGCCCAGCGCCGGAAGACGCTGCGGGCCGCCCTGGCCGGCTGGGCCGGCGGCGCAGCCGAGGCCGAGCGCTGCCTCATTGCCGCAGGAGTGGCCCCATCGGCCCGGGGCGAGGTCATCGACATCCACGCCTTCGCCCGGATTGCCGAAGCCCGCGAGGCCGGGTCGTGA